The Benincasa hispida cultivar B227 chromosome 9, ASM972705v1, whole genome shotgun sequence genome has a segment encoding these proteins:
- the LOC120084589 gene encoding mitogen-activated protein kinase kinase kinase 17-like produces the protein MENWVLVKIIGRGSYGVVCLAKQMTKEKSDRHYYFAVKLTSLQRKSSLLWEEQVLKHFKDCPEIVQCLGSEITFGDIPDDMVLYNLKLEYAPGGTLADLIKQRKKLPEDEVKDYLRMILKGLSCIHRRGFVHVDLKPANVLVFPQSDGKMKLKIADFGLAERCKHIVDDQDRGYLRKFKGTPKYMSPESIFFNEVNGTHDIWSLGCILVKMVSGKSVWDDCRGSEQLMTRLLNDKNIPTIPKELSKQGKDFIKRCFIRNYKQRWTADMLLQHPYLNEENEATKKGDDIVKLIKAIRLPHQFFKRKAKSSNNEKSNRQKEDYLPHLLYKNKSNK, from the coding sequence ATGGAGAATTGGGTTTTAGTTAAGATTATAGGTCGAGGTTCTTATGGTGTAGTTTGCTTAGCAAAACAAATGACTAAAGAAAAATCCGATCGTCACTATTATTTTGCCGTCAAACTTACTTCTCTTCAACGTAAATCTTCATTGTTATGGGAAGAACAAGTGTTGAAACATTTCAAGGATTGTCCTGAAATTGTTCAATGTTTAGGAAGTGAGATAACCTTCGGAGATATTCCCGATGATATGGTTCTTTACAATTTGAAGTTAGAGTATGCTCCTGGAGGGACGTTAGCTGATTTGATCAAACAGAGAAAGAAGTTACCTGAAGATGAGGTGAAGGATTATCTTCGAATGATACTTAAAGGCCTCTCCTGTATTCATCGTAGAGGATTTGTTCATGTTGATCTTAAGCCTGCGAATGTTCTTGTGTTTCCCCAAAGTGATGGgaagatgaaattgaaaattgctGACTTTGGACTTGCTGAGAGATGCAAGCATATTGTTGATGATCAAGATAGAGGGTATTTGAGGAAGTTTAAAGGAACGCCTAAATATATGTCACCTGAATCCATCTTTTTCAATGAAGTCAATGGTACGCATGATATTTGGTCATTGGGTTGTATTTTGGTTAAAATGGTTTCGGGAAAGTCTGTGTGGGATGATTGTCGTGGTTCTGAACAATTGATGACAAGACTTttgaatgataaaaatataccaACAATACCTAAGGAATTATCCAAACAGGGAAAGGACTTTATTAAAAGATGTTTTATTCGAAATTATAAACAACGGTGGACGGCCGATATGTTACTCCAACATCCTTATctcaatgaagaaaatgaagctACGAAGAAAGGTGATGATATAGTTAAACTTATCAAAGCCATTCGTTTACCTCATCAATTTTTCAAGAGAAAGGCTAAATCTAGTAATAATGAGAAATCCAATCGTCAAAAAGAAGATTATTTACCTCATCTATTGTACAAGAATAAATCAAATAAGTAA